The DNA region AAGCTGCACACGGTGGTCCGTTCGGTAGTCGTGCCCCCCGAGAAACGCGTGTTAAACGTCGAAGCCTCTCCCTCGGCGCCCGCCTACAAGCCGGGGCAAGAAGCCAAAATCAAACTGCGCGTCACCGGCGCCGATGGAGAACCCGTGACCGGCGAGACGGTGGTGGCCATCTACGACAAGAGCATCGACGCCATCGCCGGGGGCTCGAACGTCCCCGATATCCGCGAGCACTTCTGGAAGTGGCGCCGCGACCACACCGCCCAGACCACCACCAACCTCAGCCGCTACGAGGGGAACCTGATCCCCAAGGGCGCCGTCGGAATGCAGTTCATCGGCGTCTTCGGCTACAGCGTGCCGGAGGAGACGGGCAACTTGGAATGGGATACAAGCTCCGTGAGCGGCGGGTTTGGAGGCGGGGGGAGACGCGAGATGATGATGTCTGGCCGCGCGATGCCGATGTCGGCCGCGGCGCCCGCGATGGAGATGCAGTTTGGAATGGCCGACGGCGCCCCCGCACCCGCGATGCGGATGGCTAAGGAGGCCGCCGGCGAGGCCCCGGCCGCTGAGGTCCAGCCGACCGTCCGCACGAACTTTGCCGACACCGCGCTGTGGGTTGGCTCGCTGGAGGTGGGCGCCGACGGCCTCGCCGAGGTCGACCTCACGATGCCAGAGAACCTCACCGCGTGGCGGATCCGCGCCTGGACGATGAGCGCCGGCACACGCGTCGGCGAGGCGAGCACGGAGGTCGTCACCCGCAAGAACCTGTTGGTCCGCCTGCAGCAGCCGCGGTTTTTGGTGGAGACAGACGAGGTGGTGCTGAGCGCCAATGTCCACAACTACCTCGACTCCGCCAAGCAGGTGCGGGTGAAGCTGGAGCTCGATGGGGGCGTCCTGTCACCCATCGACGGCACGGAGAGCACCATCGAGGTCCCCGCCGGCGAGGACCGCCGCGTTGATTGGCGTGTCCGCGCCACGGGCGAGGGGGAAGCGACCGTCCGCGTGCTGGCGCTCACCGACGAAGAGTCCGACGCGATGCAGCTCAAGCTGCCAGTCGTCGTTCACGGCATGCAGAAGCTCGAAGCGCGCAGCGGCGTGATCGCGGCCGATGGCAAGTCCGGCACGTTCGAGTTTACTGTCCCGGAGAAACGCCGGCCCGCCCAGTCGCGGCTCGAGGTCCGCTTCTCGCCCACGCTGGCCGGGGCGATGCTCGACGCGCTCCCCTTCTTGATCGACTACCCGCACGGCTGCACCGAGCAGACGCTCAACCGCTTCCTCCCGGCCGTGGTGACGCAGCAGACGCTTCAGCGGATGGGGATTGACCTTGCCGCAGTAAAAGGGGGCGCCAACCTCAACCCGCAGGAGATCGGCGACCCCGACAAGCGAGCCGAGGGCTGGCAGCGCTATGACCGCTCGCCGGTGTTCGACCAGGCCCAGCTCGACACGATCGTCAAGACCGGCGTGCGCCGGCTGGCCGACATGCAGCTCTCCGACGGCGGCTGGGGCTGGTTCAGCGGCTGGGGCGAGCACGCCTCGGCCCACACCACCGCGGTGGTGGTCCGCGGCCTGCTGGTCGCCAAGGCGAACGACGTCGCCATCCCCGAGGAAGTAGTTAACCGCGGCGTTGAATGGCTCGGCCGCCACCAGAAGGAGCAACTGGCCGCGCTGGCGAATGTCGACGACAAAGGCCGGCCCAAGGACAAGGACAAGCCCTACAAGCTCTACGCGGACAACGCCGACGCGCTGGTGCAGTTGGTGCTCGCCCAAGCGGGCAAGCCGTCGGACGCCATGCGTACGCGGCTCGACCGCGACCGCACCAAGCTCAGCCCCTACGGCGTGGCCCTGTTCGGACTTTCCCTGCAAGCCGAGGGCGCCAAACTCGACGGGGCGAACGGGCCAAAGGACCAGATGCTGGCCACCGCGATCCGCAACCTGCGGCAGTTCGTGGTCGAAGACGACGAGAACCAGACCGCGTGGCTGAACCTGGGGCAGAGCCCTTGGTGGTTCTGGTACGGCAGCGAGATCGAGACCCAGGCCGCGTTCCTCAAGCTGCTGTCGGCGACCGAGCCCGACGGCGAGCTGGCCTCGCGCCTGGTCAAGTACCTGCTCAACAACCGCAAGCACGCCAGCTACTGGGACAGCACCCGCGACACCGCGCTGGTGGTCGAGGCGATGGCCGACTATCTGAAGGCGACCGGCCAAGCGAAGCCCGACATGGCGATCGAGGTCTGGATCGACGGCCAGAAACAACGCGACGTGCGCGTGACGGCCGACAACCTGTTCAGCTTCGACAACACGGTGGTGATCGAGGGCGCCGCGCTCGAAGCGGGGCGGCACACCATCGAGCTACGCAAGCAGGGCGCGGGCCGGCTGTACTACAACGGTTACCTCAGCCTTTTCACGATGGAGGACGACCTCCGCGCCGCGGGACTGGAAGTGAAGGCCAGCCGCAAGCTGTACAAGCTCGCGCCGGTCGAGGCCACGGCCGACGTCGCCGGCGCCCGCGGGCAGGCGATCAGCCACGAGGTAGAAAAGTACGACCGCACCGAGATCGTCAACCTGGGCGAGGTCGCCAGCGGCGACCTGGTTGAGGTCGAGCTCACCCTCAACAGCAAGAACGACTACGAGTACCTGATCATCACCGACCCCAAAGCCGCCGGCTTCGAGCCGGTCGACCTCCGCAGCGGCTACAACGGCAACGACCTGGGCGCCTACGTCGAGTTCCGCGACCGCACGGTCGACTTCTTCGCCCGCCGCCTGGCCCGCGGCCAGCACAGCGTCCGCTACCGATTGCGCGCCGAGACGCCCGGCAAGTTCTCGGCGCTGCCGACGGTGATCCAGGCGATGTACGCGCCGGAACTGCGAGGGAACAGCGACGAGCTGAGGGTGCGCGTGGTGGAGTAACGTTTTTTAACCACGGATAGCACGGATGACGCGGATGCCGTGTAGGGTGGGTCGAGTCCGCCGCAGGCGGACGCTGACCCACCATTTTCTCGCTATACTGACACTATGGACAACCTACTCAGCCGCATCACGATCGACCCGCAAGTCTGCCACGGCAAGCCATGCGTCCGCGGCCTGCGGTACCCCGTTGAAACGCTGCTGGGATTGCTAAGCTCCGGGATGTCCACCGACGAAGTGCTCGAAGACTATGAGGACCTCGAGCGGGACGACCTGCTAGCCGTACTGGCGTACGCGGCCCGGCTAGCGCAGACGCGACGCATCGCTGCGGGGACATAAAAGGGGACGTGCTACTCTATTCGTAAATGAGCACGTCCCCCTTTGCGGCAACTCCGAGATTTCAATCCTTATGCGACATGGGACGAAACGACCAATTTCGTACTGAGGTTCTTGTAATCGTTGTCCTGATGGCAACCGTCTCAGGCATCGCTTTACCGTTCGGGGTTGTCGCCGCTCTCGTTGCCGTTGGGATTACGATCTTACTTATTGGAGGCGTGAGCCTGTTCCTGAAAAGATTTGGCAAGTAGCGATTGAGACGGCTACGACGGCTTTCTCTGATCCTTTCGCTTTGACCTTCTTCGACGCAAACCACTCCGCCGAAGAGGATCGCATCGCCCGGCCGACCCGTAGGTCGGCTGCTGCTAGAGAGCCGATTGCTTGCGCGGATTCTGCTCGTAAGTAGCCACCCCCTGTGAGACAATCCACCGCGACTTGCAACACGCGGCCCGGGGAGACCCCGGGCAGAGGCGGCCGGAGGCGCGTGCGCGGTGGTTGGAGGAGAGCTGGTGATGGGGGCCCGATTGGTTGAGTCCCGTCGTGTCCCCGCATGTGTCCCATTTGGGGGGGCTAGTGTCCCCTGGCGCGGGGACAGAGTAACCAACAGCCCCCTCGGCCGGGGGTATCGGGGTGGGTCGCACTACGCGATTTGCCCAGTTTTTCTTGGGGGTGAGGGGTTTTGACCGAAAGTAAAACACTGGGAGCGAGGGACAATGGGACACAACGCCCAGCGGCCCATTCAACTCCCGCTCGCCCTGGGCCCGCCCGTTGACGCCCACGCCCGCATCGCCCAACTTGGTGAGCTCGTTTCCCCATGCCCCGCCAAGCCCCGCAAGAAGCCCCATGCCCCAGGCCGCCGCTGTTGCCGTGGAACAGGTGCTCGTGATCCCGACCAGCGACTTTCAGGCGCTCGGTCACTTTCACGGCTTTTCAAGCAACGTCAGCCGGTACTTCCCCCGGCTGCTGGAGTCCAAGGGACTCTGCTACCGCCCCCGCGGCGCTATGGAGCAGGACCCCAGCTTTAAGCAACTAATCCCGTACGTCGTGTTCCGCTTTATCGACGCCGACGGCGAGGCGAAGGTCTTCTGTTACCAACGCGGCGGCGGCGGGGGCGAGGCCCGGCTGCACGCCAAGCGCAGCGTCGGCGTCGGGGGGCACATCTCGACGACGGACGCCGAGAAGCACGACGCCAACGCCAGCGTCTACCGCGAGGGGCTGTCGCGCGAGCTGGCCGAAGAAGTCGTGATCGGCGCCCCGTACGACGAGAAGATCGTCGGCCTGATCAACGACGACGAAACCCCGGTCGGCCAGGTGCACCTGGGCGTGGTCCACCTGCTTGACATCGAACGCCCGCAGGTCGAGCCCAACGAAGACGACCTGGCCGACGCCGGCTTCCAACCGGTGAGCAAGATCCTCGCGGAGCTAGAGGGCTACGAGAGCTGGAGCCAGATCGTGATGCGGGCGTTGTTCGGCTAGCTTGATGCCGGCCCGCTGCAAAGAATAGGACGCGGATGACGCGGATTTTCGGAGATCGACTTTGTGATCCGCGCCGATCCGCCTCATCCGTGATGATTTGCGTCCCATTCTTCTGCCAGACGACCTGCTGGTGACCATCTACCTCGATAACCACGCCACCACGCGCTGCGACCCGCGGGTCGTTGCGGCGATGCTGCCGTTCTTTTCGGAGGACTACGGCAACGCCGGCAGCGTGGGGCACGGGTTTGGCGAGCGGGCCCGGGAAGCGGTTGACCGGTCGCGGCAGCAGATCGCCGCGGCGATTGGGGCCTCGGCGGATGAGGTCGTCTTCACCAGCGGCGCCACCGAGAGCAACAACCTAGCGATCCGCGGCGTCGCCGAGCGTCCGCGGCGGCGGGGCGACCACTTGGTGAGCGTGCAGACCGAGCA from Pirellulimonas nuda includes:
- a CDS encoding DUF433 domain-containing protein, with protein sequence MDNLLSRITIDPQVCHGKPCVRGLRYPVETLLGLLSSGMSTDEVLEDYEDLERDDLLAVLAYAARLAQTRRIAAGT
- a CDS encoding phosphoesterase produces the protein MPQAAAVAVEQVLVIPTSDFQALGHFHGFSSNVSRYFPRLLESKGLCYRPRGAMEQDPSFKQLIPYVVFRFIDADGEAKVFCYQRGGGGGEARLHAKRSVGVGGHISTTDAEKHDANASVYREGLSRELAEEVVIGAPYDEKIVGLINDDETPVGQVHLGVVHLLDIERPQVEPNEDDLADAGFQPVSKILAELEGYESWSQIVMRALFG